A stretch of the Corylus avellana chromosome ca6, CavTom2PMs-1.0 genome encodes the following:
- the LOC132185353 gene encoding ankyrin repeat-containing protein BDA1-like, which yields MLKKTKCMVEELYESSQKGCASILTTLIQRDALILREVSLTSLKDTPLHIAALHGHLEFCRLLLSKKPTFAKDVDALGRTPLHLASAEGHIKIVQALLQENTDVCLASNRDERIPLHLAAIRGRIEIVKELISARPESIKVNLNGESVLHLCVQYNQLDALKLLVESASGDELFLNSKDHNGNSKLHLAMLTIYLLPHHQTLTLSQQPSCKRFVLLLDILQLLI from the coding sequence ATGTTGAAGAAGACAAAATGCATGGTTGAAGAACTCTATGAATCCTCACAGAAGGGGTGTGCAAGCATTTTGACCACATTGATCCAAAGGGATGCACTCATTCTTCGTGAAGTTTCACTGACGTCCCTCAAGGATACTCCCTTACATATAGCAGCTTTGCATGGCCATCTTGAATTTTGTAGACTTCTTCTTAGCAAGAAACCTACATTTGCAAAAGATGTGGACGCGTTGGGGCGAACTCCTCTTCACTTGGCTTCTGCTGAGGGCCACATTAAAATAGTACAAGCATTGCTGCAAGAAAATACAGATGTTTGCTTAGCTTCTAATCGGGACGAGAGAATTCCTCTCCACTTAGCCGCAATAAGAGGACGAATAGAGATCGTAAAAGAGTTAATTTCTGCTCGACCAGAGTCTATCAAGGTGAATCTCAATGGAGAGAGTGTTTTACACTTGTGTGTTCAATATAATCAGTTGGATGCTCTAAAATTGTTAGTGGAATCGGCTAGTGGTGATGAATTATTCCTCAACTCCAAAGACCACAATGGCAACTCCAAATTGCATTTAGCTATGTTAACAATATATCTTCTACCCCATCATCAGACTCTAACACTATCTCAACAACCAAGCTGTAAGAGATTTGTTCTGTTACTTGATATATTGCAGTTGCTGATATAG